GTCTCCATGTGCCTTCCTTAACTTCAATATCTGCTGATTTCGATTAAGGTTgtgtcagacaaaaaaaaaaaaaaactatcgaaACTTCAAACTTAGGGTCACCTTCTTTATTCAACTGACTGAATAATTCGAAGAAAGTGTATTTAGTGTCCGTAGATATTCCCGTTACAATATCAGGTGCGGACGGCAGAAcagacgtaattttttttttattaaagcaATTACTTCTATTTCTTCCATAAAGCTCGAGCACTTAACACTTGATTATACATAGTGACAGAAATAGGCGGTCCCTTGGCCCTTATAATCTTGTTGTCCACGATTTTGTGTCTGCTGTGACACAAGGCACACCAAAATTTCTTGGATCCTTCGTGGAGGACGACCGCGAAGCAGCAGCCATCCACACCGCAGACGTAGTGCTGTCCAGGTATGAACTCCTCCGGGACAACCTGACGAAGAGAAACGTGCGCATGCAGTATACCGACGCACGAGGGCGCACCGAATGGATGGCACGTGCAATGAGACCGGTGCAGTATGAGCAATACAGCGGTCATTCAAGTATTATGTTCGTATAAGATGACACGGTACTTCAGTAGTATTCTGTTAGCCTTGTTATTGTATGTTGTCTACTAACATAACATTTTGGTAATCTTCTTTACGTTGCTTCTCGGATTAATGAGGCGACCTTCTCAGACGTATATTCGGCAGAAAATATGCAGCGTTGTGTGCTGCGTGTAAAAAGGACTTTAAATTTCGCtgcgttttcagtttttttttttaaattttgctaCTGAGGTGACAGGGCGGAAAAGACAGACGCTCATTATTAGCGCTATTGCGCTTGTGACGTCAGCTTTgcgtttttctcgtttttttcttgcgATGTAGGATCATTtacaaaactaaagaaaaaagtaATCATCGATTTATAATAAAATTTTACGTTTTATGACCCAAAACTACGATAAAACTATATGGggcgccgtattggagggctccggaaacttcaaccATCAGTGGTTCGTTAGCGTACACCGGAGTCTGGGTGCGCTGGCAACAAACATTTTGTCGAGGCGAAAGGTTTATGTTTTACGTCctgtattaacgcgatagcgttagagagctcgttttGAAGAAACTCCGGCGTTGGTGCCGGCCCCGACACCGACGCATAAAATAAagtaataaagaataaaaaattatGCGTGAGTGAGGATTGAACCGGCGGGTGGCTTGCGTGGCAAGTGAGTGTTCTACCACATCGCcgagcgtctttttttttcttacatggtATACAAATGCGGTTTACGTGCAAACATAACGCACGACATACGTAAGGCCGCGTCGACAAATTTTAATGAGTGTTATAAACGAATTCTATACAACACTGTCTAAAAGAGTTAGCAGCACACTTATCGACGCTGCAGGTATATACCAGTCCGGATGAAACTGCAGTTGTTCGTAAAGGTCTTCCAGCCACACAGACATTTGTACAAAGGGGGGTCGCGGAAACGCCATTCTTTCCACATGCCTGTCAAGCATGCGAGTTTTCTATGAACAATGCATGCCCATTCACAAGATTATGTCAATTAGCATATCATTTAATTGGGTTGGTACAAGGTAACGGGTGCTATGACAGTTCAAATCCAGTAGCTTTTTTTTAAAAGCCCTCAGCCGGACGTCCGAAAAGAGGATGACGTCCTTGCAACTAATAAAGCAATGTTCTATTGTTTCTGGTACTTCACAGAGGCGGCAGTTAATTGAGGATACAAAGATACCTTTGGTGTTTAACCAGACTTTTACAGGTACTGTTTCTGTATGCACCTTGTAGAAAAATGTCTCGGTTATTGGCGAAATACGCATTTTCTTCACACGTAATAGCACGTCTTGATCGGACAATACAATATACAGTGACCCTCACATTGTATGGCCACGCGTATGATTGGAATTacattgaaaataacttcctctgcttggaaatgcagtgaagtaACTTTCAAGCTATATAAGCACGCGCGTCCTGTGTGCAACACGTAATGtcgcagtaataatgcgtagtatacgagcgtacattgccatcgggcgtcatatacatgtgattatcataatgacttcatggtttaaagccggtcaccgactacaaaaagcacacacgttaGTGCGCCTGAAGGCCACGTATAGAAGGTGCATATCAAGTTCGGAAATATTTCACGTTCATAAATCGTGGGTTTAAAGCATGCTAGCCATTATGCAGCCATTTGCGCAAGCTTCCCCGACACAGGCTTTttcattatcgtcatcatcatcatcatcagcctgacttcgtccactgcaggacaaaggcctctcccatgttccgccagttaacccggtcgtgtgcttgctgctgccaatttatacccgcaaacttcttaatctcatctgctcacctaaccttctgtctccccctatcccgcttgccttctctgggaatccagttagttacccttaatgaccagcggctatcctgtctacgcgctacatgcccggcccatgtccatttcttcttcttgatttcaattatggtatccccgtttgttccataatccactctgctctcttcttgtctcttaaggttacacctaccatttttctttccattgctcgctgcgtcgtccccaaTTCAAGCTTAATTAAGCACTAGTGacaagatatcgctatcgcgCTCAACTCAAAGTCGAAGCTTATGTAAAGGTCTCTCAATTTTTTGCTATAGACTTTGTTAGGAATCGTTAGGGTTTTACGTGCCGTGTTTTTCGTTCAGTGGGCTTAGAAATAGTTACGGGATTCTTACAATACTGCTTTCCGGATGGgaagtgcggttgctgtgcgcGGCCGGACGCGCCAACACTAGTCAGCTCAATTAGACTCAATCGACTCTTACGGAAGCATTGTCGCTACACTTACCGTGTCGTCAGAGACGTGACCAGCACTACTCGATCCAGCAATTTGTTCCCAAGTGATCGCTTCAGGGCATCCTGCTTGATCCTGTTCTGCTAACGTGGCTCTGTAATCCTTGCAGTTCTTGCCTTCGTGCTGCGCATTGCACTCACGACACGTAAGCTTGCAGCACATTGAGCAACGCAAGAATGTGCTATTTTTATTCGGCagcggttggttgcacttcttgTCCGCGCAACGAAGATCGCTCGTCAAAACCATAACGGCGTTGTTGTTGCACCTAGAATGTTTGGatgaaacaggaaaaaaaaatgttttgtttatttgatacccacagctccataaggcattacagtggggggaaTTTAACATGATTACGAGACAGAACATAAGCTCAATTTGCGGCAAGTACAGTACAGCCTATCCAGATAGTAGGAAGTACAGTGAATACACAACATAACGGAGATTGACAAAAATGTACGAAAAATGCCAGCGGGTAACATACAGAAAAACAAATACAATATTATACAATATGccgattcctttgtcataggaattggtataacacaaAAATGAAACGCGTCTTCACAGAAGTGGTGTTTATTGTGTAGTGAAAATTTGAGAGCTTGTACAATTTCTATTGACGTTTCGCAGCTATAGCACCGTTTGATGTGGACATAGCCGCGTTGACGCCTTATGGCACGTCTCGATCGCGACGACTATCACCCATGATTGTTATTTGACCGCCCTGGTAAAAGGTTTTTAACATATACCGGAACACAGCGTATCGTCAATCGCGCACAACGATTACATCAACGAGCACACATTAAACCCCCCTACGCGATATGCGCGTCTTCAAAAATCGTCATTTAGGGAGAGATTAAGCAGCACCGGGTGCACTCCTGAAACAAAAGACCGGTGCTTGCGCTGCGCAGAGGTTCGCTGCGAATAGGACGCAGAGGTTCGTAGCTTGAGCCGCCAACGCCCGCCGGCGTTCCACGTCCTCCTGGCCCTGCAGTTTCGCTCGCGGTGTAAGATACAAACGACTGcttgtatcttacaccgtggtttCGCTCCAGCATGGCACGTCATTCAGCCGTCGACATCGTCGCCTTGCTACAGTGCCTGCTGCGGCTGTTTTATTAAATATGCCAGTGCTATATGCATCACTCGAAACAGTCGGCGAAAAAACATCGTTGACGCATGAGGAAGCTGCACGACTTCAACGGGCTGTCACGctctaaggccgcgttcacactgagcattccggccgccgaaagtactccgaatccggttcggcggcggcgagatccgccgaaagggccctctccgcgccgatcgctctcggaccgatttttgcggcgtctgccgccgaatccgtcaccgcggaccaataggagcgctagtcaagaaattttgaaaaatggcggccaagccctactcacttgttatgccgcagtgcacgtaactgaatgttgaaaccaacgggagtttaacctactctgtgcctacttcgcgtccgtatttcgtggaagaggtgaccgagcttgctgttggcgtgaccgagcttgttgcggtcttgcaaagcaaaacgaacccaccaacgccgcttgcgtcggtggtttttctgctcttcgtgcattacaagacagccacttgccagcaaagtaagcagtactgtcttttcttgcttcttgcgtacgagaatcatcgaagtatacaccaccggatatcgtagtagcgtttgcgagccgcgacaacaaccgggtgacagcgcatccatcccgcgttcgctccgtagtagatggcatattcggcggcgcggggcgcgtccagtgcgaacgacgctgcgtttcggcggcaggggaatttcggtcgctgtagaaagcggatgtttcagtgtgaactaggcataacagCGAAAGGCAAAGAACACAACTGCGTCGGCGACCCTCCGATACTCGCTCGGTGAGGGATTTTCACTGCTATCGGAAGCCTTAACCATAGCCTCCAGCAAGACTGCGTTCCGGCGCGCAATCTCGGGCGCCACGATTTAACTGCGTCATGCCGCATCACTTCTTTTGAGCACTCACAGTCGGCGGCATCGCCCCGCTTCGcattacccccgtattctagaacgctcctcgactcgactttcacccttcacttgacagagttgcgcactgcgccgctgctcggctgaaaacgACGCTGTGCTACTCGAGAAAAGCAGCAAGTTATCACTGATATGCGGTGACTtttcctgcctagagatggcgttcccatcggctttctcaagtgaaggtggagcgttgagtgaaggggcgttctagaatacgggggggTTAGCTTCGCAAACAGAGAGCACGGAGTGAGAGAGCATGTGTGAAAGATACAAAGCGCGTTCGTAGAATGCCCAGAACTGCCTTCAATAGCTCAGACGATCTTTGTGGCAGGAGCCACTGGCATTCTTTTAACCGTTTTTAGCGCGTCCTGTCCTTGCCCTCCACTCTGCATGGATCTCTACATTGGAACAGATAAAGCTGCATCACAAACATCTGAACAGCTTTTCGCACGTCGCTGACACAGGTACTCATTAgaaaatctaacagacaaatagcggatactttttttttcacgcaggtACTTTGCACGTCAAGTATTTTTAAAGGAGCGGGTTGTCTTGGGCTGTCTTGATACCTTGGGGGTCAGAAACTGTTgatcacggtttttttttttttttaggggcgaagctccttatggcgtggattgtgcgtccctcgtagtacgtaaccaccagtggcacatacccgaaatagtggtataacatttttacctccaaggtggtgccggtgagagacttcttctgtgcgttgttgaacaataaaaaatagtgctgaatgtacatgtcaatggctgctaatggggaatgagagacaggagcattcggcttttagttaacgcgcaagctgggatcaccattagcagcattggcatgtacattgagcactatctgacaagaaagggttgctacgttatagtcgctgggtgtaacctccttagctttagaaaggtttagcgagcgttgagccgcagtgccatgaatacaatgaacttgtatataccatgaatgaactcgaggtggttaaaaatgggaagtagatacgaagcgcaagccgtaagaaagtaaaagccgaattctccgcctctcatttcccattagcagccattggcatgtacattgaacactatctgactgaaaaagtgtgctacgtcatactcgctgggcgtgacctccttggttttcgaaaggtttagcgagcgttcggccgcagtgccatgaatacagtgaactagtatataccatgaactcgaggtggttaaaggtgggacgtggacccgaagcgcaagccgtaaaaaagtgtgcgtgtgccacctctcgtttagtccttggaatgtccactggatggcggtgcttctatatgggaaatatatgatgaaaagatgcgaaatggtggtacttggagtattgaatagatggacgaacggacacatagacagatgcatggatggacgcatgaacggacgcaggggcggctgcatggacgaacgcagggacggacgcacgaacagacgcacgcacggatgggctgatggacgcatggacggtcacactgacggacgcatggacggacggaagcaagaacgaatggacggacgaattcttcgccccactctccatcattcactccgtggatatgctgccattttttttttttttgcattgctgggAGGGAGTGTATTTTTGGGATGTATTGCAAAGGTGAATCAAAAAGGAATTCCCGCTTGACCCATACGGCatcacattttatttatttttatttattttgaatacccCAAAGGCCCCAGCTGGGCTATTACATGAGGAATGGGTATtaattacagaataaaaaaaaaagtgattcgagggcaatcttgaattgatgtgggtcggagtggtgcacggtagttgtaggcagacgattccagtcccgtgcgtttgtcacaaaaaaggagcgaagatTTCTCCGTATAGTAATTGTGGATGGCTTGCCCTTTGACCAAATAATGTTAACAGGCCTCCACTGTTTATTGAGGGCCCGTATGCCAGGATTTCACTGTGATCCAGATGCAAGACCCGCAAGAATGTATTTTCGAGAGTGAATGTCGACATTTGTTGAACTTCAGAAAGCACGGGAGTctgtacctgagtggttgtcgaggttGGAAGCCTTGACAGCTCTCAAGAAATTTAAAAGTTAGTGTCTGTCCACCAGGACTGCTACCATTTGTTGTTGTGATCCTTACGTCA
Above is a window of Rhipicephalus microplus isolate Deutch F79 chromosome 1, USDA_Rmic, whole genome shotgun sequence DNA encoding:
- the LOC119188291 gene encoding uncharacterized protein LOC119188291 — encoded protein: MVLTSDLRCADKKCNQPLPNKNSTFLRCSMCCKLTCRECNAQHEGKNCKDYRATLAEQDQAGCPEAITWEQIAGSSSAGHVSDDTVVPEEFIPGQHYVCGVDGCCFAVVLHEGSKKFWCALCHSRHKIVDNKIIRAKGPPISVTMYNQVLSARALWKK